The following coding sequences are from one Lolium rigidum isolate FL_2022 chromosome 6, APGP_CSIRO_Lrig_0.1, whole genome shotgun sequence window:
- the LOC124666197 gene encoding purple acid phosphatase 15-like, translating into MWRRSLLLLLAAAVAAAEPASTLTGPSQPVTVPLLEDRGHAMDLPDTDPRVQRRVTGWAPEQVTVALSAAPTSAWVSWITGDSQMGGTVKPLDPGTVGSVVRYGLAADSLVREATGEALVYSQLYPFEGLQNYTSGIIHHVRLQGLEPATKYYYQCGDPAIPAAMSAVHAFRTMPAIGPRSYPGRIAVVGDLGLTYNTTSTVEHMASNQPDLILLVGDVSYANLYLTNGTGTDCYSCSFANSTPIHETYQPRWDYWGRYMEPVTSTTPMMVVEGNHEEEPQAGNRTFVAYSSRFAFPSQESGSFSPFYYSFDVGGIHFVMLAAYADYSKSGEQYRWLEMDLAKVDRSVTPWLVAGWHAPWYSSYKAHYREAECMRVAMEELLYSYGLDIAFTGHVHAYERSNRVFNYTLDPCGAVHISVGDGGNREKMATTHADDPGRCPDPLSTPDPFMGGFCAFNFTSGPAAGRFCWDRQPDYSAYREASFGHGILEVKNETHALWRWHRNQDMYNSVGDEIYIVREPHRCLLNSTRPASY; encoded by the exons ATGTGGCGGAGGTCGCTGCTGCTTCTGCTGGCGGCGGCCGTCGCGGCGGCTGAGCCGGCGTCGACGCTGACAGGACCATCACAGCCGGTGACGGTGCCGCTGCTGGAAGACAGGGGCCACGCGATGGACCTGCCGGACACGGACCCGCGGGTGCAGCGCCGGGTCACGGGCTGGGCGCCCGAGCAGGTCACCGTCGCGCTCTCCGCCGCGCCGACCTCTGCCTGGGTCTCCTGGATCACAG GGGATTCCCAGATGGGCGGCACCGTGAAGCCGCTGGACCCCGGCACGGTGGGCAGCGTGGTGCGCTACGGCCTCGCCGCCGACTCCTTGGTCCGCGAGGCCACCGGCGAGGCGCTCGTGTACAGCCAGCTCTACCCCTTCGAGGGCCTCCAGAACTACACCTCCGGCATCATCCACCACGTCCGCCTCCAAG GTCTGGAGCCTGCGACGAAGTATTACTACCAGTGCGGCGACCCGGCCATCCCAGCGGCGATGAGCGCCGTGCACGCGTTCCGGACGATGCCGGCCATCGGGCCGCGGAGCTACCCGGGGAGGATCGCCGTGGTCGGGGACCTGGGGCTCACCTACAACACCACCTCCACCGTGGAGCACATGGCGAGCAACCAGCCCGACCTGATCCTCCTCGTCGGCGACGTCAGCTACGCCAACCTGTACCTGACCAACGGCACCGGAACGGACTGCTACTCCTGCTCCTTCGCCAACTCCACGCCCATCCACGAGACGTACCAGCCGCGCTGGGATTACTGGGGGAGGTACATGGAGCCCGTCACGTCCACCACCCCGATGATGGTCGTCGAAGGGAACCACGAAGAAGAGCCGCAGGCCGGGAACAGGACGTTCGTCGCCTACAGCTCGCGGTTCGCGTTCCCGTCGCAGGAGAGCGGTTCATTCTCCCCCTTCTACTATTCCTTCGACGTTGGGGGCATCCATTTCGTCATGCTCGCCGCCTATGCTGACTACAGCAAATCAG GGGAGCAGTACAGATGGTTGGAGATGGATCTTGCAAAGGTGGACAGATCGGTGACCCCATGGCTGGTCGCCGGCTGGCATGCGCCATGGTACAGCAGCTACAAGGCTCACTACAGGGAAGCCGAGTGCATGAGAGTGGCGATGGAGGAGCTGCTCTACTCCTACGGCCTCGACATCGCCTTCACCGGCCAT GTGCACGCCTACGAGCGTTCCAACCGGGTGTTCAACTACACGCTGGACCCGTGCGGCGCCGTGCACATCTCCGTCGGCGACGGCGGCAACCGCGAGAAGATGGCCACCACCCACGCCGACGACCCGGGCCGCTGCCCGGACCCGCTCTCCACGCCTGACCCCTTCATGGGCGGCTTCTGCGCCTTCAACTTCACCTccggccccgccgccggccgcttcTGCTGGGACCGCCAGCCGGACTACAGCGCCTACCGGGAGGCCAGCTTCGGCCACGGCATTCTTGAGGTCAAGAACGAGACGCACGCTCTGTGGAGATGGCACAGGAACCAGGATATGTACAACAGTGTCGGAGATGAGATTTACATTGTCCGGGAGCCGCACAGGTGCCTGCTCAACTCCACCAGACCGGCAAGCTATTGA